The proteins below are encoded in one region of Methanosarcina barkeri 3:
- a CDS encoding ATP-binding cassette domain-containing protein — MSTPNFPYDSEETETFPKESTDKTSQISGTGSEKSGKTFKRSGIPVLEVKDLCHRYPHLDSNALDRINLKVFKGERVAVLGANGAGKSTLFKHLNGILRPLSGEVLIKGEKMTKKNLRKCRETVGIVFQDPDDQVLAPSVEEDIAFGPINMGLPRNEVERRVKEALEMVGLTGFEERAPHHLSGGQKKLVAIAGILAMRPEVIVLDEPTAGLDPLSSARVLELIMKMNRKLGITLLLSTHDVDVVPYFAERVFVLHHGRLEADGSPNEIFSDPDLLRKAHLRLPRVAEVFEMLQQKGLNVNIQITAEEARDEILQLVSLGHQKVKLE; from the coding sequence ATGAGTACTCCGAATTTCCCATACGACTCAGAAGAAACAGAAACTTTCCCGAAAGAATCAACAGACAAAACAAGCCAGATATCCGGAACAGGTTCCGAAAAATCGGGCAAAACCTTCAAAAGAAGCGGCATTCCTGTACTGGAAGTCAAAGACTTATGTCATAGATATCCTCATCTTGATTCGAACGCTCTGGATAGAATCAATCTCAAAGTATTCAAAGGAGAAAGAGTTGCAGTGCTTGGGGCTAATGGAGCAGGAAAATCGACTTTGTTCAAGCACCTTAACGGGATATTGAGGCCTCTTTCAGGGGAAGTCCTGATAAAAGGAGAAAAAATGACCAAGAAAAATCTCCGGAAATGCAGGGAAACCGTAGGAATCGTCTTCCAGGACCCTGATGACCAGGTGCTTGCTCCAAGTGTTGAAGAAGATATTGCCTTTGGGCCAATTAATATGGGTTTGCCCAGAAATGAAGTCGAAAGGAGAGTCAAAGAAGCCCTTGAAATGGTCGGACTCACAGGTTTTGAGGAAAGGGCCCCGCATCATCTTAGCGGAGGACAGAAAAAACTTGTAGCGATCGCAGGTATCCTTGCCATGCGCCCTGAAGTTATAGTCCTTGATGAGCCAACAGCCGGACTTGACCCTCTCAGTTCGGCTCGCGTTCTTGAGTTAATCATGAAAATGAACAGGAAGCTTGGAATTACCCTGCTTCTTTCGACCCATGATGTGGATGTGGTCCCTTATTTTGCAGAAAGAGTTTTTGTTCTCCATCATGGAAGACTTGAAGCTGACGGCAGTCCGAATGAGATTTTCAGCGACCCCGACCTTCTTAGAAAAGCTCACCTCAGGCTTCCGAGAGTGGCTGAAGTATTTGAAATGCTCCAGCAAAAAGGACTCAATGTTAACATACAGATAACAGCAGAAGAAGCCAGAGACGAAATATTGCAGCTCGTAAGCTTGGGACATCAAAAGGTGAAGCTTGAGTGA
- a CDS encoding DUF5305 family protein, producing the protein MMLILCGFWTYETSRAVYEDKDEVVTLYTHHGSYTYTVPVTKENPLYGKGTTLKLGMPAYYFAVSPTVDMSFTYNLEANDSSDIRGKLQTIVVATDKGKSETDECYENNGSETEESGKEEKIFWQKVFPLKYKEGTETWTGTSVTRNFSLNVSEIHSIVKDVQEQLECSDDATIEIVNRVSYTGKINGENVQGTKDFVIPLVISSSYYQMPEELEFSQDTNATKKISVKNSPSLSTVKIPFFLFLLNLVLVGVTLLCVKTDKIEPNYIEKLEKERSREPFKEFVSKGKLPENVSSLIKVEIGSLQGLVDAAVDMNSRVIYDSESRIYFMIHSSVLYIFFDTPERENKNLSNLD; encoded by the coding sequence ATGATGTTGATTCTTTGCGGGTTCTGGACTTACGAAACTTCAAGGGCCGTCTATGAAGACAAAGATGAAGTAGTTACTTTATATACACATCACGGGTCCTATACTTATACGGTACCTGTAACAAAGGAAAATCCACTCTACGGAAAAGGAACCACGCTTAAATTGGGAATGCCTGCGTATTATTTTGCCGTATCTCCCACTGTTGACATGTCATTCACTTACAATCTTGAGGCTAATGATTCTTCTGATATTAGAGGAAAGCTACAAACAATAGTTGTTGCAACTGATAAGGGAAAATCTGAGACTGATGAATGTTATGAAAATAATGGATCTGAAACTGAGGAATCAGGTAAAGAAGAGAAAATTTTCTGGCAGAAAGTATTTCCTTTGAAATATAAAGAAGGTACTGAAACCTGGACTGGAACATCCGTAACCAGAAACTTTTCCCTTAACGTGTCCGAAATTCACTCAATAGTTAAAGACGTTCAGGAACAGCTAGAATGCTCAGATGACGCAACGATAGAAATTGTAAATCGCGTCAGCTATACCGGAAAAATAAACGGAGAGAACGTTCAAGGTACAAAAGATTTTGTTATACCTCTGGTAATAAGTTCTTCATACTATCAGATGCCTGAAGAACTGGAATTCAGTCAGGACACTAATGCAACTAAAAAGATAAGTGTCAAAAATTCCCCTTCACTGTCAACCGTTAAGATACCTTTTTTCTTATTTCTGCTTAACCTGGTTTTAGTTGGGGTTACTCTACTCTGTGTGAAAACAGATAAAATCGAGCCAAATTATATTGAAAAACTAGAAAAGGAACGTAGTCGCGAACCTTTTAAGGAGTTTGTCAGCAAAGGCAAGCTTCCCGAAAATGTAAGTTCCCTTATCAAAGTTGAGATAGGTTCCCTCCAGGGACTTGTAGACGCAGCTGTTGATATGAATTCAAGGGTTATTTATGATTCAGAATCAAGGATATATTTCATGATTCATAGTAGCGTGCTGTACATTTTCTTTGATACACCAGAGAGAGAAAACAAAAATCTATCAAACTTAGATTGA
- the cbiM gene encoding cobalt transporter CbiM, with amino-acid sequence MHIPDSFMPLSQAVIYWIIALPFIITSMKWAKNELDEMKVPVLAALAAGIFAIQAMNIPIGMGTSGHMVGAALVAIVFGSPWAGVLVLTLVLIVQGFAFGDGGVTTMGANILNMGVISGFIGYYTYVALRKSVGTSIASFGGAWLGLFISAIVCAVEMWIAGTFPLVPGLVAMGTYHLIIGFIGEGLITSIVIMAIAKSRPDLLEDNFTARPEKNKKETHA; translated from the coding sequence ATGCATATACCTGACTCATTCATGCCGCTTAGCCAGGCAGTGATTTACTGGATTATCGCCCTTCCGTTTATAATAACATCAATGAAATGGGCAAAAAATGAGCTTGACGAGATGAAAGTACCGGTTCTTGCCGCCCTTGCTGCAGGAATTTTTGCAATCCAGGCCATGAATATTCCCATAGGGATGGGAACAAGTGGACATATGGTAGGAGCAGCCCTTGTTGCTATTGTCTTTGGAAGCCCATGGGCTGGGGTCCTTGTGCTTACTCTAGTTCTGATTGTGCAAGGATTCGCCTTCGGTGACGGGGGAGTCACTACTATGGGAGCGAATATTCTGAATATGGGTGTTATTTCCGGATTTATCGGATATTATACATACGTTGCCCTTCGAAAAAGTGTAGGTACAAGTATTGCGAGTTTTGGAGGCGCCTGGCTCGGTCTCTTTATTTCGGCAATAGTCTGTGCAGTTGAGATGTGGATTGCAGGTACTTTCCCACTGGTTCCCGGCCTGGTTGCCATGGGCACATATCATCTTATAATTGGTTTTATTGGTGAAGGCCTGATCACTTCAATTGTAATCATGGCGATTGCAAAATCCCGCCCTGACCTTCTTGAGGATAATTTTACTGCCAGGCCAGAAAAGAATAAAAAGGAGACACACGCATGA
- the nth gene encoding endonuclease III codes for MPEKKPKKSDTENFVSEYNIPDNRHNFDRIWTLLKEEYPDVKPSLNYNNPLELLVATVLSAQSTDVQINRVTDKLFKKYRTAEDYASADLRELENDLYSTGFYKSKAKNIKTAAQMIVEKYNGEVPKTMQELISLPGVGRKTANIVLARGFGVVEGIAVDTHVKRVSRRLGLTKNSDPAKIEQDLISLARKEDLDSISMTLIYHGRKICQARRPKCKICVVKDLCPSSIIFIGSS; via the coding sequence ATGCCTGAAAAAAAGCCAAAAAAATCTGACACTGAGAATTTTGTCTCCGAATACAATATTCCTGATAACAGACATAACTTCGACCGAATCTGGACTCTTCTAAAAGAAGAGTATCCTGATGTAAAACCTTCTCTTAACTACAACAATCCTCTTGAACTTCTTGTGGCAACTGTTCTTTCAGCTCAGTCAACTGATGTACAGATTAACAGAGTGACTGATAAATTATTCAAAAAGTACAGGACTGCAGAAGATTATGCCAGTGCTGATCTCAGGGAACTTGAAAACGATCTATACTCCACGGGTTTTTATAAAAGCAAGGCAAAGAATATCAAAACGGCTGCTCAGATGATTGTTGAAAAGTATAATGGGGAAGTTCCGAAAACTATGCAAGAGCTTATTAGTCTGCCAGGTGTCGGAAGGAAAACGGCTAATATAGTACTTGCCAGAGGATTCGGAGTAGTAGAGGGAATTGCTGTAGACACCCATGTAAAAAGGGTTTCCAGAAGGTTAGGACTCACGAAAAACTCCGATCCTGCTAAAATTGAACAGGATCTTATCTCACTTGCCAGAAAGGAAGATCTTGATTCAATCTCCATGACCCTGATCTATCATGGGAGGAAAATCTGTCAGGCAAGGAGACCAAAGTGTAAAATCTGTGTTGTAAAGGACTTATGTCCTTCCAGTATTATATTTATTGGCAGTAGCTGA
- a CDS encoding PDGLE domain-containing protein has product MSGKSNVKFFYIGIAIALLLAILAPFLASSDPDGLESAAGEIVEESKMSQIEATEPVVSSPMPDYSIEGLGKGGEVAAIAVGTLAVLAISLGLGKVFSKKI; this is encoded by the coding sequence ATGAGCGGAAAATCAAACGTGAAATTCTTTTACATCGGGATTGCAATTGCACTTCTGCTTGCAATTCTAGCTCCTTTCCTTGCATCCTCCGACCCAGACGGACTGGAAAGTGCTGCTGGAGAGATAGTTGAAGAATCGAAAATGTCCCAAATTGAAGCGACTGAACCTGTAGTAAGCTCTCCAATGCCCGATTATTCAATAGAAGGCCTGGGAAAAGGGGGAGAAGTAGCAGCAATAGCCGTTGGAACACTTGCAGTACTGGCAATCAGTCTGGGGCTGGGCAAAGTTTTCAGCAAAAAAATCTGA
- a CDS encoding signal peptidase I yields the protein MNKKGVLQVAIVLVIAIFMFKALTPFITGSEKAFIVLSGSMTPLMLPGDIIVVKSVDLNELTVGDILTFRDPGGKPNTYVTHRIIALKKDKEPIFKTKGDANNAEDNFNVTASKAVGQMVFVIPFVGYLPTMVKNKNVFLFMIILPASLIILGEIWNIILYSSPQHARKIERERRKTAKRTSYEVKGKKLIALILINGLIFTGIITQSLGENGPVILEKENTVENSEFLSMVYVFTPEDSKQTLEIDRWYGVISQNNETQVIASENTPAKLNTVPYILPVFWILELTKVNPYLPVAAEIVVYASIFTLILLPIWYRKSTIGRRRKRIRFYRMFAQWKRTLRFLNF from the coding sequence ATGAATAAAAAAGGAGTTCTTCAAGTAGCGATTGTCCTTGTCATTGCGATTTTTATGTTCAAGGCCTTGACTCCGTTCATTACAGGATCAGAGAAAGCTTTTATAGTATTAAGCGGGAGCATGACACCCCTAATGCTACCTGGAGATATAATAGTTGTAAAATCGGTAGACCTGAATGAACTTACTGTTGGAGACATCTTAACTTTTCGGGATCCTGGAGGTAAACCTAACACCTACGTAACTCATCGGATCATCGCCTTAAAAAAAGATAAGGAACCGATTTTTAAGACAAAAGGGGATGCAAACAATGCAGAAGATAACTTCAACGTGACCGCATCAAAAGCTGTCGGACAAATGGTCTTTGTCATCCCATTTGTAGGCTACCTACCGACAATGGTAAAAAATAAAAATGTTTTTTTATTTATGATCATATTGCCTGCAAGTTTAATTATACTTGGTGAAATATGGAATATAATTCTTTATAGTAGCCCTCAACATGCCAGAAAAATAGAAAGAGAACGCAGAAAAACAGCGAAGAGAACTTCTTATGAAGTTAAAGGAAAGAAACTAATAGCACTCATTCTTATAAATGGGCTTATTTTTACAGGAATAATTACACAAAGCCTGGGTGAGAACGGGCCTGTAATTCTAGAGAAAGAAAACACTGTAGAAAACTCAGAATTTCTTTCTATGGTATATGTTTTCACGCCTGAGGACTCGAAGCAGACACTTGAGATTGATCGCTGGTATGGGGTGATTTCCCAGAACAATGAAACTCAAGTTATTGCATCGGAAAATACCCCTGCAAAATTGAACACTGTACCTTATATTCTGCCTGTTTTCTGGATACTAGAACTTACAAAAGTGAATCCCTATCTTCCTGTAGCTGCCGAAATTGTAGTTTATGCCTCAATTTTTACACTAATACTACTTCCTATATGGTACAGGAAATCTACAATTGGAAGGCGTAGGAAAAGGATTAGATTTTACCGAATGTTTGCACAGTGGAAGCGAACTCTCCGTTTTTTAAATTTTTAA
- the cbiQ gene encoding cobalt ECF transporter T component CbiQ yields MVTLTDIERESYKDSPVHRLDPRIKLLFALAIIIYAVSLPRIHEKNMVRLFSIEVYLLLLVLAAGLDLRYFFLRVLTILPFGLAIVLIQPFLRPSFIENYTPYPLDLPFGLSITYEGLDFGSTLFAKFLVCITAVILFSSTTRLRDMVAAASRIGIPGEFTLLLSMMVRYLFLFWTVLKRIKTAQQTRLFDIWNKDVPRRWIIEQVGNSMSSIFIRSYEQGERTYISMLCRGYGSGYEKAYYRTKIRTQDILFLLLSAGFILYIHLSV; encoded by the coding sequence ATGGTAACGCTCACGGATATTGAACGCGAATCATATAAAGACAGTCCAGTACACAGGCTTGACCCCAGGATAAAGCTGCTCTTTGCACTTGCAATAATCATTTATGCAGTTAGCCTGCCCCGGATTCACGAAAAAAATATGGTCCGTCTTTTTTCCATAGAGGTTTATTTGCTGCTTCTGGTGCTTGCTGCAGGGCTCGACTTAAGATACTTTTTCCTTCGTGTTCTTACGATTTTACCGTTCGGACTTGCAATTGTCCTTATCCAGCCATTCCTTAGACCTTCCTTTATAGAAAATTATACTCCATATCCTCTTGATCTGCCTTTCGGGCTCAGTATAACTTATGAAGGACTTGATTTTGGAAGCACACTGTTTGCGAAATTTCTGGTATGCATAACAGCTGTAATTCTATTTTCTTCTACTACGCGGCTCAGGGACATGGTTGCAGCTGCAAGCAGAATAGGTATCCCAGGTGAATTCACTCTCCTTTTGAGCATGATGGTACGCTACCTCTTCCTTTTTTGGACTGTTCTCAAAAGGATAAAGACCGCACAGCAAACAAGGCTCTTTGATATATGGAACAAAGATGTGCCAAGAAGATGGATTATCGAGCAAGTAGGGAACAGCATGAGTTCAATTTTTATACGCTCCTACGAGCAGGGGGAAAGGACCTATATAAGCATGCTTTGCAGAGGTTACGGAAGTGGGTACGAAAAGGCTTACTATAGAACAAAAATAAGAACTCAAGATATCTTGTTTCTGCTCCTGAGTGCAGGCTTCATATTATATATTCACCTGTCTGTATGA
- a CDS encoding PKD domain-containing protein, whose amino-acid sequence MRTSNKIIFLGLIFVFLIFTCSTLPFSDTSASFSDTKHTNAEITAGLWETPASMIGLSDPNLTAKSEKLNRTVNSAKGDNDSTSTYENTLAENFSNNVSSFLNNISSAENLTNNSSKAVNRTITLTEASENNMSSSMDLSSSMSSSSGSTTTIDKDEEIIPVANFRSNVTEGYTPLTVQFTDLSENVTEWNWEFGDGDTSSEQDPVHTYSATGTYEVSLIANNENGTDSKLATITIHEQPDGAIPVANFTSNVTDGFAPLTVQFTDLSQNATEWDWNFGDGDTSTQQNQMHTFSVAGNYNVNLTVSNKNDTGSKLATINVYEQTAVIPVANFTSNVTDGFAPLTVQFTDLSQNATEWGWNFGDGDTSTDHDPVHIYSAAGNYSVNLTVSNENGTSSKLATITVQKQSAGTLPVANFSSNTTEGYAPLTIQFTDLSENATEWKWDFENGEISTDQNPVHTFSEAGIYKVNLTVNNENDTSSKLTSSKLNTITVLQPTFPVANFTSNLTEGYTPLTVQFTDLSENATMINWNFGDGDTSTEKNPVHLYSATGNYNVNLTANNENGTSSKLATITILQPILPVANFTSNLTEGYVPLTVQFTDLSENVTEREWDFGDGSTSREQEPVHTFSEAGNYSVNLTADNDNGTSTKTSKIIVNKIPR is encoded by the coding sequence ATGAGAACATCTAATAAGATTATTTTTTTGGGATTGATATTTGTTTTTCTCATCTTCACGTGTAGCACTTTACCTTTTTCAGATACATCCGCTTCTTTCAGTGATACAAAACATACGAATGCTGAGATCACCGCAGGTCTCTGGGAAACCCCAGCAAGCATGATTGGATTATCGGATCCTAATCTTACCGCAAAAAGCGAAAAACTCAATAGAACTGTTAATAGTGCAAAAGGAGATAATGATTCAACATCCACTTACGAAAATACCTTAGCCGAAAATTTTTCTAATAATGTAAGTTCATTTCTGAATAACATAAGTTCAGCAGAAAATCTGACTAATAATTCCTCTAAAGCAGTAAACAGAACAATTACCCTGACAGAAGCCAGTGAAAACAACATGAGTTCAAGCATGGACTTGAGTTCAAGCATGAGCTCAAGTTCTGGTTCCACAACAACTATAGATAAAGATGAGGAGATTATTCCGGTTGCAAACTTTAGAAGCAACGTAACTGAAGGTTATACCCCCTTGACTGTACAGTTTACTGATCTTTCGGAAAATGTAACCGAATGGAACTGGGAATTCGGAGACGGAGATACTTCAAGTGAACAGGATCCAGTGCATACTTACTCTGCAACAGGGACCTATGAAGTCAGCCTGATTGCAAACAATGAAAATGGTACAGATTCAAAGCTTGCCACAATAACCATTCATGAACAACCTGATGGAGCCATTCCGGTTGCAAACTTCACCAGTAATGTAACAGATGGTTTTGCTCCTCTGACAGTTCAGTTTACAGATCTCTCGCAAAATGCAACTGAATGGGACTGGAACTTTGGAGATGGAGATACTTCAACTCAGCAAAATCAGATGCATACCTTCTCAGTAGCAGGAAATTATAACGTTAACCTGACAGTAAGCAATAAAAATGATACAGGTTCAAAGCTTGCCACAATAAACGTTTATGAACAAACTGCAGTCATTCCGGTTGCAAACTTCACCAGTAATGTAACAGATGGTTTTGCTCCTTTGACAGTTCAGTTTACAGATCTCTCGCAAAACGCAACTGAATGGGGCTGGAATTTCGGAGATGGAGATACTTCAACCGATCATGACCCAGTTCATATTTACTCTGCAGCAGGAAACTATAGCGTTAATTTGACAGTAAGTAATGAAAATGGAACAAGTTCCAAACTCGCCACAATAACTGTTCAAAAGCAATCTGCTGGAACACTTCCAGTTGCAAACTTCAGCAGTAATACAACTGAAGGTTATGCTCCTTTGACTATACAGTTTACTGATCTTTCGGAAAATGCAACTGAATGGAAATGGGATTTTGAAAATGGAGAAATTTCTACAGATCAGAACCCAGTGCATACTTTTTCAGAAGCAGGAATTTATAAAGTTAACCTGACAGTAAACAACGAAAACGACACTAGTTCAAAACTTACCAGTTCAAAACTTAACACAATAACCGTTTTACAACCCACGTTTCCGGTTGCAAATTTCACCAGTAATTTAACTGAGGGTTATACTCCTCTAACAGTTCAGTTTACTGATCTTTCGGAAAATGCAACTATGATAAACTGGAATTTTGGAGACGGAGATACTTCAACTGAGAAAAATCCGGTACATCTTTACTCAGCAACAGGAAATTATAACGTTAACCTGACAGCAAATAATGAAAACGGCACCAGTTCAAAACTTGCCACAATAACCATTTTACAACCCATACTTCCGGTTGCAAACTTCACCAGTAATTTAACTGAGGGATATGTTCCTTTGACAGTTCAGTTCACAGATCTTTCGGAAAATGTAACTGAACGGGAATGGGATTTTGGGGACGGAAGTACTTCAAGAGAGCAGGAACCTGTGCATACTTTTTCAGAAGCAGGAAATTATAGCGTTAACCTGACCGCAGACAATGATAATGGCACGAGTACAAAAACGAGCAAGATTATTGTGAATAAAATTCCAAGGTAA
- a CDS encoding TasA family protein: MVNKKIILSILIIGCIATVAGAGTWAYYTSSATSSGNSFTAGNMNISVTQEIGNVSIKPGDELGDKTIVVKNGGSIAIGKINLNYKPSNNQLSQHIEFSSVDIDGKQIAKKGVLSDLSSQTSVYEPEKPIQPGNSFEITLNDLKMDDKVTEGQGQTSTLVITLEAEQVHK, translated from the coding sequence TTGGTTAATAAAAAAATAATATTGAGTATACTTATTATAGGCTGTATTGCCACCGTTGCAGGCGCAGGAACTTGGGCATACTACACAAGTTCTGCAACTAGTTCAGGAAACAGTTTTACTGCAGGAAATATGAATATTAGCGTAACTCAAGAAATTGGTAATGTGTCGATAAAGCCAGGTGATGAACTTGGTGATAAGACTATTGTTGTTAAGAATGGAGGAAGCATTGCCATAGGAAAAATAAACCTAAACTATAAACCCAGTAATAATCAGCTCAGCCAGCATATTGAATTTAGCAGTGTGGATATTGACGGCAAACAAATAGCTAAAAAAGGGGTACTTTCAGATCTTAGTAGTCAAACCAGTGTATATGAACCAGAAAAACCTATTCAACCTGGTAACAGCTTTGAGATTACATTAAATGATTTGAAAATGGACGATAAGGTTACAGAAGGTCAGGGTCAAACAAGCACTTTGGTTATAACACTTGAGGCAGAACAAGTGCATAAATGA
- a CDS encoding NAD(P)/FAD-dependent oxidoreductase — protein MEKKYDIIIIGTGTAGRSFAGKVAHSGLKIAIIDSREYGGTCPLRGCDPKEVLTNTASVTDSNNRLIGKGVGIDTPLKLDWTSLIEFKKTFTEGYSSKTEKHLVEMGIDTYHGRAHFENQNTVIVGEDKLKGEYIFLATGAKPRKLNIPGEEYVTTSEKLLETKKLPEKITFIGGGYISMEFAHVARRTGAEVTILHRSERILGAFDSDMVDLLVKASEASGIKILINKPVVSIEKDENGFLVKTKSKSETEPETQIFRADMVVHGAGRVADIEDLRLENAGVKTEKGAIVVDKHMKTSNSRIYAGGDCALEGVQLTPVASLQGEVAAINVLEGDSVEADYKGIPSAVFTIPVLASVGVSVSKDSDKYKVIFQDRSNWYTTRKAGMEFAASKVIIDGANDRIMGAHILGPNAEEAINIFAAVMRLGFKASDIKRLIFTYPTTCSDIPHML, from the coding sequence ATGGAAAAGAAATATGATATTATAATTATCGGGACGGGTACTGCGGGCAGAAGCTTTGCAGGTAAAGTTGCACATTCAGGGTTAAAGATCGCTATAATTGATTCCAGGGAATATGGGGGCACCTGTCCTCTAAGGGGATGTGACCCGAAAGAGGTGCTTACCAATACTGCTAGTGTTACTGACTCTAATAATCGGCTAATAGGAAAAGGTGTAGGAATAGACACTCCTTTAAAACTTGACTGGACTTCACTCATCGAGTTCAAAAAGACATTTACGGAGGGATATTCCAGCAAAACAGAGAAACATCTGGTTGAGATGGGAATTGATACATATCATGGGAGAGCGCATTTTGAAAACCAAAACACAGTCATTGTTGGAGAGGACAAACTTAAAGGAGAGTATATTTTCCTGGCTACAGGTGCAAAGCCCAGAAAACTCAATATTCCAGGTGAGGAGTATGTTACTACAAGCGAGAAGTTATTAGAAACCAAAAAGCTTCCTGAGAAAATTACTTTCATCGGTGGCGGGTATATATCCATGGAGTTCGCTCATGTTGCGCGAAGAACTGGAGCCGAAGTAACAATCCTGCATAGAAGTGAAAGGATCCTGGGAGCTTTTGATTCTGATATGGTAGATCTACTTGTGAAAGCCTCTGAAGCCTCAGGAATTAAGATCCTTATAAACAAACCAGTAGTCTCGATAGAAAAAGACGAGAATGGCTTTCTGGTCAAGACTAAATCTAAGTCTGAAACCGAACCAGAAACTCAGATTTTCCGTGCGGATATGGTAGTGCACGGAGCAGGTCGTGTAGCCGATATAGAGGACCTGCGTCTTGAGAATGCCGGAGTTAAAACCGAAAAGGGAGCTATTGTAGTTGATAAGCACATGAAGACCTCAAACTCCCGGATCTATGCAGGTGGAGACTGCGCATTGGAGGGCGTGCAACTAACTCCTGTTGCAAGTCTCCAGGGAGAAGTTGCCGCAATTAATGTCCTTGAGGGTGATAGTGTTGAGGCAGACTATAAAGGCATTCCAAGTGCGGTCTTTACCATTCCGGTTCTCGCGTCGGTAGGAGTCAGTGTCTCTAAAGATAGTGATAAGTATAAAGTTATTTTCCAGGACAGAAGCAATTGGTATACAACCCGGAAAGCAGGAATGGAGTTTGCGGCTTCAAAAGTAATTATCGATGGAGCAAACGACCGTATAATGGGAGCACATATTCTGGGTCCTAATGCCGAAGAAGCTATCAATATTTTTGCTGCGGTAATGAGGCTGGGGTTTAAAGCCTCGGACATAAAAAGATTGATCTTTACCTATCCTACTACATGTTCGGATATTCCTCATATGCTGTAA